One Mercurialis annua linkage group LG3, ddMerAnnu1.2, whole genome shotgun sequence DNA window includes the following coding sequences:
- the LOC126674843 gene encoding senescence-specific cysteine protease SAG39-like, with translation MALINLNKLVLIAVLSITLFATLCLSRSLHEDNSMEVRHEMWMNQYSRVYRDDAEKEKRFQIFKENVEFIESFNKAANKPYKVGINAFSDLTNEEFRGSRNGYKMSSHQTSPVINFRYENVTAIPDSVDWRTKGVVTPIKDQGQCGCCWAFSAVAAMEGITKLSTGDLISLSEQDLVDCDTSGIDQGCEGGLMDDAFEFIVSNNGLPTEANYPYQGVDGTCNTQKSENHAAKITGYEDVPANDEGALQKAVANQPISVAIDAGEQAFQHYESGVFTGECGTDLDHGVTAVGYGTSDDGTKYWLVKNSWGTSWGEDGYIRMERDVDASEGLCGIAMQPSYPTA, from the exons ATGGCTCTAATTAATCTAAACAAGCTTGTCTTAATTGCAGTTCTATCTATTACTCTCTTTGCTACACTGTGCTTGTCGAGGTCATTACATGAAGATAATTCCATGGAGGTTAGGCATGAAATGTGGATGAATCAGTATAGCCGTGTCTACAGAGACGATGCAGAGAAAGAGAAGCGGTTTCAAATATTCAAGGAGAATGTTGAATTTATTGAATCTTTTAATAAAGCTGCGAATAAGCCTTACAAGGTGGGCATCAATGCATTTTCAGACCTCACTAATGAGGAATTCCGTGGCTCAAGGAATGGATACAAGATGTCGTCTCATCAAACCTCGCCGGTGATAAATTTCCGGTATGAAAATGTTACCGCGATTCCGGACAGTGTTGATTGGAGAACCAAAGGCGTGGTCACCCCAATCAAAGATCAAGGCCAATGCG GATGCTGTTGGGCATTTTCTGCAGTAGCAGCAATGGAGGGCATCACAAAACTTTCAACTGGCGATCTGATCTCTCTTTCAGAACAAGATTTGGTCGATTGCGATACAAGCGGAATAGACCAAGGCTGTGAGGGCGGTTTAATGGATGATGCCTTTGAATTCATTGTTTCAAACAATGGTCTTCCTACTGAAGCAAATTACCCTTATCAAGGAGTTGACGGAACTTGCAACACACAAAAGTCGGAAAATCATGCAGCCAAGATCACCGGATACGAAGATGTACCCGCCAACGATGAAGGGGCGCTGCAGAAAGCAGTGGCAAACCAACCTATCTCTGTTGCAATTGATGCCGGTGAACAAGCATTCCAACATTATGAAAGTGGAGTATTTACAGGAGAATGCGGAACTGATTTAGACCACGGTGTTACAGCAGTAGGGTATGGAACAAGCGATGATGGCACAAAGTATTGGTTAGTCAAGAACTCATGGGGTACTAGCTGGGGCGAAGATGGTTACATACGAATGGAAAGAGACGTCGATGCTAGCGAAGGCCTATGTGGCATTGCCATGCAACCTTCTTATCCAACTGCATAA